The Doryrhamphus excisus isolate RoL2022-K1 chromosome 1, RoL_Dexc_1.0, whole genome shotgun sequence genome includes a window with the following:
- the si:ch211-14k19.8 gene encoding interphotoreceptor matrix proteoglycan 2, which translates to MHLHACLLLLVVTTDKTLASWQHRCDGIIILDQEPADHLNLTTPELALDVPQTPQATICTWTLDIPPGRTLLLKPVWTDVGASVSLRCFWREDTQVLASGKTVQLSNCEHANLTWTGSGRSLQALQLFYYVQEEQQNSTEEHTSPHSLPDLTAPSQTGSSDTRTTSVGVTEQVRGHLHGGWLLLPTAPRTGITVAGSTDREMLPLPEEVGNNGEEASGSPQTPVLTQSAPTSQTLSSSGGDHNSTFPPITSSPASRGYRSTHGEATSGSPPSTDDPSADPASSLGFTLPTSMGTQPPSAPVTKLHPLITCSHQNLSQTDSSRVPGGIDPLTQIPFTPSHATKTQRNMNTRSPDATQWTSGSLWTTRDGMVASGDVLMSAGSERVPQETPGHTLRASTDHRATGLETTLQPSAPSSTLDHTTRTPAMSHSGTTSQTAPGPSLEVQSASTQSTFSPATVLPPKVYVVPDQPAAIRVESIQLLLQIIVEEPASASGPGLEEDTIAWMEPYLQRASGFTRLQGVWGSGHAVQILLEFDTRGALQWLASQGASSLLENTRLAQATREGRSFRWSKVVNITLGGVQADVCDWLLECPAGFQCTSRPGSSNFSCSSSCHFELCRHHGVCTHHPGQLPVCRCLTGEDFWFMGARCDVRMTRARLVGTCAAILLVTVALIAALALVAVRRYRAALIQAKVDQTRSSYRRFNHFDELSARFWERSADSVDNPAFTRSDELLHLRALDRTCCYHDDTLSLASTCPSHATRLNTIYPNSSQYAWRGSEMSVGDGVLDSGKASDLSVCSWPVEPIHWTPFPLLRQLASQRTAPVRPSRPRSYCEGMELTDLNRSWTA; encoded by the exons ATGCATCTCCACGCGTGTTTGCTGCTCCTGGTCGTCACAACAG ATAAAACATTGGCCTCATGGCAGCACCGATGTGATGGAATCATCATCCTGGACCAAGAGCCTGCAGACCACCTCAATCTCACCACGCCAGAACTTGCCCTCGACGTCCCTCAAACCCCACAGGCCACCATTTGCACCTGGACCCTGGACATCCCGCCCGGTAGGACACTTCTCTTAAAGCCAGTGTGGACCGACGTTGGGGCGAGCGTTTCCCTTCGGTGCTTCTGGAGAGAAGACACTCAAGTTCTGGCAAGCGGCAAGACTGTCCAACTCTCCAACTGTGAGCATGCTAACCTgacttggacaggaagtggacgcTCTTTACAGGCCCTGCAGCTCTTCTATTACG TTCAGGAAGAGCAGCAGAATTCCACCGAGGAGCACACCAGCCCACATTCTCTCCCGGACCTCACTGCTCCGTCCCAGACAGGGTCCAGCGACACAAGAACCACGTCTGTGGGGGTGACAgaacaggtcagaggtcacctcCATGGAGGTTGGCTGCTGCTGCCCACCGCGCCCCGGACGGGAATCACTGTGGCTGGGAGCACCGATAGGGAAATGCTCCCTCTTCCTGAGGAAGTCGGGAACAATGGAGAGGAAGCATCTGGTAGCCCTCAAACGCCGGTTCTGACCCAAAGCGCTCCAACAAGTCAGACCCTGAGCAGCTCCGGTGGCGACCACAACTCCACTTTTCCACCGATCACATCTTCCCCCGCCAGCAGGGGCTACAGAAGCACCCACGGGGAAGCTACCAGCGGGTCCCCTCCCAGTACTGATGACCCGAGTGCTGATCCGGCCTCCTCGTTAGGCTTCACTCTGCCCACTTCCATGGGGACACAACCCCCCTCGGCCCCCGTGACAAAGCTGCACCCGCTTATCACATGTTCTCACCAGAACCTCAGCCAGACTGACTCATCCCGTGTCCCCGGTGGGATAGACCCGCTGACCCAAATTCCTTTCACACCCTCACacgcaacaaaaacacaaaggaaCATGAACACACGCTCCCCGGATGCCACACAGTGGACATCAGGTTCTCTTTGGACCACAAGAGACGGCATGGTAGCTTCTGGAGATGTCCTGATGTCAGCAGGCTCGGAACGGGTTCCCCAGGAGACACCTGGACACACCCTCCGAGCAAGCACAGACCACCGCGCCACAGGTCTGGAAACAACACTCCAGCCTTCAGCACCCTCTTCCACGCTGGACCACACCACCAGAACCCCCGCTATGTCCCACAGTGGCACCACCTCCCAAACAGCACCAGGTCCAAGCCTGGAGGTCCAGTCTGCATCTACACAAAGTACCTTCAGCCCTGCCACTGTCCTGCCCCCCAAAGTCTACGTGGTGCCGGACCAGCCTGCCGCCATTAGAG TGGAGTCCATCCAACTGCTGCTGCAGATCATCGTGGAGGAGCCCGCTTCTGCTTCAGGTCCTGGCTTGGAGGAGGACACCATTGCTtgg ATGGAGCCCTACCTTCAGAGGGCGTCGGGGTTCACCAGGCTGCAAGGAGTATGGGGCAG CGGTCACGCCGTGCAGATCCTACTGGAGTTCGATACCAGAGGCGCTCTGCAGTGGCTCGCCTCCCAGGGAGCCTCCTCGCTACTGGAGAACACTCGATTGGCTCAGGCCACTCGCGAGGGGCGGAGCTTCAGGTGGTCCAAGGTGGTCAACATCACGCTTGGAG GCGTGCAGGCGGACGTCTGTGATTGGTTGCTTGAGTGTCCAGCGGGCTTCCAGTGTACGTCTCGGCCGGGTTCTTCCAACTTCAGCTGCTCGTCGTCCTGCCACTTCGAGTTGTGCCGTCACCACGGCGTGTGCACGCACCACCCcggccaacttcctgtttgtcg CTGCCTGACAGGTGAAGACTTCTGGTTCATGGGAGCGAGATGCGATGTGAGGATGACGAGGGCACGGCTGGTGGGGACGTGCGCGGCCATCCTGCTCGTCACGGTGGCGCTCATCGCCGCTCTGGCCTTGGTGGCTGTGAGACGCTACCGGGCCGCTCTGATCCAGGCCAAAGTGGACCAGACCAGGAGCAG CTACCGCAGGTTCAACCACTTTGACGAGCTGTCGGCTCGCTTCTGGGAGCGCTCGGCAGACTCTGTGGACAATCCCGCCTTCACGCGCTCAGACGAGCTCCTGCACCTCCGGGCCCTGGACCGGACCTGCTGTTACCATGACGACACACTATCGCTGGCCTCCACCTGCCCCAGCCACGCCACGCGACTCAACACCATCTACCCCAACAG CTCCCAGTACGCTTGGCGAGGCAGCGAGATGAGCGTGGGCGACGGCGTGCTGGACTCGGGTAAAGCCAGCGACCTCTCGGTGTGCAGCTGGCCCGTAGAACCCATCCACTGGACCCCCTTCCCGCTCCTGCGCCAGCTGGCCTCGCAAAGGACGGCCCCG GTTCGGCCGTCCAGGCCGCGCTCATACTGTGAGGGGATGGAGCTGACGGACCTGAACCGGAGCTGGACCGCCTGA